In Dyadobacter subterraneus, a single genomic region encodes these proteins:
- a CDS encoding SDR family NAD(P)-dependent oxidoreductase translates to MSQDILPGIKQFDLTGKSAIITGGSRGLGFAMAAGLASAGADLMLVNRNTEEGKNAAKQLEADFGTKVISFTADITVEAEAQEMAEAAFNTFGKIDILINSAGINIRGAIDELSYEDFTKVMNVNVNGTWLSSRAVTPFMKKNKSGRIINLASTLGLIGLANRTPYTASKGAVVNMTRALAIELAPFNIMVNAICPGPFLTAMNIPIRDSEDARNIVLGATALGRWAELREIQGAAIFLASEASSYMVGSILTVDGGWTAK, encoded by the coding sequence ATGAGTCAAGATATTCTGCCGGGCATCAAACAATTTGACCTGACTGGTAAAAGTGCTATTATCACCGGCGGTTCACGTGGACTTGGTTTTGCTATGGCGGCCGGACTTGCCTCTGCCGGAGCTGACCTGATGCTTGTCAACAGAAATACGGAAGAAGGAAAAAACGCCGCAAAACAATTGGAAGCAGACTTTGGAACAAAAGTAATTTCTTTCACCGCCGATATTACCGTTGAGGCAGAAGCGCAAGAGATGGCCGAAGCGGCATTTAATACTTTTGGAAAAATTGATATTCTGATCAATAGCGCCGGGATAAATATTCGCGGCGCCATTGATGAATTATCTTATGAAGATTTTACCAAAGTGATGAACGTCAATGTAAACGGAACCTGGCTAAGTTCCCGCGCGGTGACGCCGTTTATGAAAAAAAATAAAAGTGGACGGATCATCAATCTGGCCAGCACCTTAGGATTAATAGGTTTAGCAAACAGAACGCCATATACCGCCAGCAAAGGTGCTGTTGTAAACATGACCAGAGCCCTGGCCATTGAACTTGCACCTTTTAATATTATGGTTAATGCCATTTGTCCCGGCCCGTTTCTCACTGCGATGAACATTCCCATCAGAGACAGTGAAGATGCCCGGAATATTGTTCTGGGTGCCACGGCATTAGGCCGCTGGGCAGAACTGCGTGAAATACAAGGTGCTGCAATTTTCCTTGCCAGTGAGGCTTCCAGTTATATGGTGGGTTCCATATTAACTGTGGATGGCGGCTGGACTGCGAAATAA
- a CDS encoding metallophosphoesterase, whose amino-acid sequence MKKNILFTLLLFLAFTVHAQVIRGPYLQAMTSTSVVIRWRTEVATNSRVQFGNSSAALGQKIEDEKLVTDHEIKIMGLNPESKYFYSIGSTSTTYLGDESTFFETAPAPGTIKKYRFGVLGDCGTNSAFQGNVRDQLAAYLGNNYMNALILLGDNAYSLGTDPEYQSNFFNHYKDAFLKKIPVFPTPGNHDYNNDNPDRQKDHKVPYYDIFSPPTNGEAGGFPSGTKAFYSYDYGNVHFLSLDSYGREDQETRLYDTLGKQVQWIKADLAANKNKGWVVAYWHHPPFSQGSRNSETELDMIKIRENFIRILERNGVDLILCGHSHVYERTRLINGFYDYSDKFNGAVHNVSQSSGKYDLSDNSCPYIKKSSENKGTVYVVAGSGGQLGSPAAGFPHKAMYYSNADHGGSMVLEVEGNRLDAKWIGIDGLIRDQFTMEKDVNQVKTVNLDPGKSVKLDASFIGKYIWNTGETSRSITVSPTVDTEYSVKDAENCINDVFKIKITPPSVKLFSLSASANPVNIVQLKWSTEFENQFNYFQVERSANGTDYTDIAHVKGSENSTQTKSYEYADSTARTISSDGTFYYRLKMIDLAGKFEYSRIVSVKLKEIILGTEPDVPVDIEIVPNPSVQEDIQIRLTGLEKASAMISVIDISGKVMMSRTISLTKDLSHFLPKGISKGVYFLKAVIGNRTVTKKFMIL is encoded by the coding sequence ATGAAGAAAAATATACTTTTTACACTTCTTTTATTTCTCGCTTTCACAGTGCATGCTCAGGTGATACGCGGCCCCTATCTGCAAGCGATGACGTCGACAAGTGTGGTCATAAGGTGGCGGACGGAAGTTGCGACCAATTCGCGTGTGCAATTTGGCAATTCGTCTGCTGCACTAGGCCAGAAAATTGAGGATGAGAAACTGGTTACCGATCATGAAATCAAAATCATGGGACTGAATCCCGAGAGCAAATATTTTTACTCCATCGGATCCACTTCAACGACCTATCTGGGTGATGAAAGTACATTTTTTGAAACCGCACCTGCTCCTGGCACTATAAAAAAATATCGCTTCGGCGTTCTGGGCGACTGTGGAACCAACTCTGCTTTTCAAGGCAATGTGCGTGATCAACTGGCTGCATATCTTGGAAATAATTACATGAATGCGCTGATCCTGCTGGGCGATAATGCGTATTCTCTGGGAACAGATCCGGAATACCAGTCCAATTTTTTCAATCATTATAAAGATGCATTTCTGAAAAAAATTCCGGTTTTTCCAACGCCTGGAAATCATGATTATAACAACGATAATCCGGACAGACAAAAAGATCACAAAGTACCCTACTATGATATTTTTTCTCCTCCAACCAACGGAGAGGCAGGAGGTTTTCCATCGGGTACGAAAGCTTTTTACTCTTACGACTACGGGAATGTGCACTTTCTTTCACTCGATTCCTATGGCCGTGAAGACCAGGAAACGAGATTGTACGACACACTTGGCAAACAAGTACAATGGATAAAGGCGGATTTGGCTGCCAATAAAAATAAAGGCTGGGTTGTTGCTTACTGGCACCATCCGCCATTTTCCCAGGGTTCAAGAAATTCGGAAACGGAATTGGATATGATCAAAATCCGGGAAAATTTTATCCGGATTCTGGAAAGAAACGGTGTTGACTTAATACTTTGCGGGCACAGTCATGTTTATGAGAGAACGAGACTTATCAATGGGTTTTACGATTATTCCGACAAATTTAATGGAGCGGTTCACAATGTGAGCCAGTCATCCGGGAAGTATGATCTTTCTGATAATTCATGCCCTTACATCAAAAAATCTTCCGAGAATAAAGGAACTGTTTATGTTGTTGCTGGCTCAGGCGGGCAGCTGGGATCGCCCGCTGCCGGTTTTCCGCACAAAGCCATGTATTATTCCAATGCCGACCACGGCGGTTCTATGGTGCTCGAAGTAGAGGGAAATCGTTTGGATGCAAAATGGATTGGTATTGACGGGTTGATTCGTGACCAGTTTACAATGGAAAAAGATGTAAATCAGGTTAAAACGGTTAATCTCGATCCTGGTAAAAGTGTGAAACTGGATGCTTCGTTTATAGGAAAATATATCTGGAATACCGGAGAAACTTCCAGATCAATCACAGTTTCGCCCACTGTTGATACTGAATATAGTGTCAAGGACGCAGAAAATTGCATCAATGATGTTTTCAAAATCAAGATAACTCCGCCATCTGTAAAACTTTTCTCCTTGTCTGCATCCGCGAATCCGGTTAATATTGTTCAATTAAAATGGTCAACAGAATTTGAAAATCAATTCAATTATTTTCAGGTTGAAAGATCCGCAAACGGGACAGATTATACAGACATAGCACATGTGAAGGGCAGTGAAAATTCCACCCAAACCAAATCCTACGAATATGCGGATTCAACGGCCAGGACGATTTCCAGCGATGGTACGTTTTATTACAGACTTAAAATGATTGATCTTGCCGGGAAATTTGAATATTCCAGAATCGTCTCCGTAAAATTGAAAGAAATCATTTTAGGAACCGAGCCGGATGTTCCAGTAGATATAGAAATTGTTCCTAATCCTTCCGTTCAGGAGGATATCCAGATCAGATTGACAGGGCTGGAAAAGGCTTCTGCTATGATTTCTGTTATTGATATTTCAGGAAAAGTTATGATGAGCCGGACTATATCACTCACCAAAGACCTCAGTCATTTCTTACCAAAAGGGATTTCCAAAGGTGTTTATTTTCTAAAAGCCGTGATTGGCAATCGAACGGTCACGAAAAAATTCATGATTTTATAA
- a CDS encoding response regulator transcription factor → MKLLLIEDEPSVISLIQRSLSTAGHEITIAMDGKSGLEMALQHQFDLIILDLMLPVMNGMEVCRNLRNSGSATPVLMLTALGTTENIVSGLDAGADDYMTKPFKLAELEARIRTLTRRGKEPEKEKSTDLLKMGDLVLDKITKTITRNNQPITVTATEFRLLEFLLSNQNRVLNRMEILENVWDINFNLGTNVVDVYINYLRKKIDKNSSVKLIHTVFGMGYVMRQTYEDPK, encoded by the coding sequence ATGAAGCTTTTGCTCATTGAAGATGAACCCAGCGTAATATCACTGATCCAAAGAAGTTTGTCCACCGCGGGCCATGAAATAACCATAGCCATGGATGGGAAATCTGGTTTGGAAATGGCACTTCAACACCAGTTCGATCTGATTATCCTTGACCTGATGCTTCCGGTAATGAACGGAATGGAAGTTTGCAGAAACCTGAGAAATTCAGGTTCCGCTACACCGGTTTTGATGCTGACCGCCTTAGGAACAACAGAAAATATCGTTTCCGGATTGGACGCCGGAGCAGATGATTACATGACCAAACCCTTCAAACTGGCAGAACTGGAAGCCCGTATCCGAACTTTGACAAGACGGGGAAAGGAGCCCGAAAAAGAAAAAAGTACCGATCTCCTTAAAATGGGCGATCTGGTTTTGGATAAAATCACAAAAACAATTACCCGAAATAATCAACCCATCACAGTCACTGCAACGGAATTCCGTCTGCTCGAATTTCTTCTATCCAACCAGAACAGGGTTCTGAACCGCATGGAAATTCTGGAAAATGTTTGGGATATAAATTTTAATCTCGGTACGAATGTCGTTGACGTTTACATCAATTATCTGCGTAAAAAAATTGATAAAAACAGCTCTGTAAAACTGATTCATACCGTTTTTGGAATGGGATATGTGATGCGCCAGACTTATGAAGATCCAAAATAG
- a CDS encoding cytochrome-c peroxidase — MARAFKIFLIFGCLACIFTVASFREKNDTCIPQTLKQFREDSKIFAASISTLDSALQRINSAQPQTITDAKKALVSSRLSYKRIEYFLEYFFYTSSRIYNRAPKNEIEEPYLEYQELAGLQYIETMLFDSIPETHKAVFREQTKLLGLSANDLSSLLYKFGGTDKHILEAVRIEFVRIIALGITGFDAPLLKSGIEESLTALETLKVVLNPYLQKNKGNAADVDFFLNQSISYLKENPDFETFNRLEFLTTCIFPLQNHFEKWVKTSGLGDNKSVVLNYNAKNIFSKNALNDRAFSGAKGKNSREEIILGKKLFSEPLLSGNGQKSCMSCHNSDNYFMDGLAKAVGFDQKTFVKRNTPTLLYSKYQHSQFWDGRAKTLEDQIENVIQDPLEMNGKISDILTKLNAEKYYQKSFQKAFSKKSTDKITDKEIYRAIASYVETLNPYNSPFDQYMAGKKNALTENQIAGFNLFMGKAQCATCHFAPLFNGLIPPLYKLTEFEVLGTTKTDNLEKPENDPDDGRFTFRPIKFYKGAFKTPTVRNSAKTAPYMHNGAFQSLETLMEFYNQGGGAGMGLSVPSQTLSTVKLNLTDQEKKDIIAFLNALTDDLTNL; from the coding sequence ATGGCCAGGGCATTTAAAATATTTTTAATCTTCGGCTGCCTGGCCTGTATCTTTACGGTTGCTTCTTTTCGGGAGAAAAATGATACCTGCATTCCTCAAACCTTAAAGCAATTTCGCGAAGATTCAAAAATATTTGCTGCCAGTATTTCAACACTGGATTCTGCTTTACAGAGAATAAATTCGGCTCAGCCTCAAACGATTACTGATGCAAAAAAAGCGTTGGTAAGCAGTCGCCTTTCCTACAAACGGATAGAATATTTTCTTGAATATTTTTTCTACACGTCATCGCGGATTTATAATCGTGCGCCTAAAAATGAAATAGAGGAACCTTACTTGGAGTATCAGGAACTGGCAGGACTTCAATATATTGAAACGATGCTTTTTGATAGCATTCCTGAGACGCACAAAGCTGTTTTTAGGGAACAAACCAAACTTTTAGGCTTGTCTGCCAATGATTTAAGTTCATTGCTATACAAATTCGGAGGAACTGATAAGCATATTCTCGAAGCTGTAAGAATTGAATTTGTCAGGATTATAGCTCTTGGTATTACCGGCTTTGACGCTCCGCTGTTAAAATCCGGAATAGAAGAATCTTTAACTGCTTTGGAAACCTTAAAAGTAGTTTTAAACCCTTATCTGCAAAAAAATAAAGGAAATGCTGCCGATGTAGATTTCTTCCTGAACCAATCCATTTCGTATCTCAAAGAAAATCCTGATTTTGAAACATTTAACCGTCTGGAATTTCTCACAACCTGCATTTTCCCTTTACAGAATCATTTTGAAAAGTGGGTAAAAACTTCCGGACTCGGAGATAACAAAAGCGTCGTTTTGAATTACAACGCTAAAAATATTTTCAGTAAAAATGCCCTGAATGATAGAGCTTTTTCTGGTGCAAAAGGGAAAAATTCCCGGGAAGAAATCATCCTTGGGAAAAAGCTGTTTTCAGAACCATTGCTTTCAGGTAATGGCCAGAAAAGCTGTATGTCTTGCCACAATTCGGATAATTATTTCATGGATGGTTTGGCCAAAGCTGTTGGATTTGATCAAAAAACTTTTGTTAAAAGAAACACACCGACGCTGCTTTATTCAAAATACCAGCATAGCCAGTTTTGGGATGGAAGAGCAAAAACGCTGGAAGACCAAATTGAAAATGTAATTCAGGATCCTTTGGAAATGAATGGAAAAATCAGTGACATTTTAACAAAGCTGAATGCTGAAAAATACTACCAAAAATCGTTTCAAAAAGCATTTTCAAAAAAATCGACAGATAAAATAACCGACAAGGAAATCTATCGCGCCATCGCTTCCTACGTTGAAACACTGAATCCTTACAATTCTCCTTTTGACCAGTACATGGCAGGAAAAAAAAACGCTTTGACAGAAAACCAGATTGCGGGATTTAATCTTTTTATGGGAAAAGCACAGTGCGCAACTTGCCATTTTGCACCTCTGTTTAATGGATTGATTCCTCCGCTTTACAAACTTACCGAGTTTGAAGTATTGGGTACAACAAAAACCGATAATCTGGAAAAACCTGAAAATGATCCGGATGACGGACGTTTTACCTTTCGACCTATAAAATTCTATAAAGGCGCGTTCAAAACACCAACGGTTCGAAATTCGGCGAAAACAGCCCCCTATATGCACAACGGCGCTTTTCAGTCACTGGAAACTTTAATGGAATTCTACAATCAGGGCGGAGGTGCTGGCATGGGATTATCAGTTCCTTCACAGACACTTTCAACAGTAAAATTGAATCTGACAGATCAGGAGAAAAAGGACATCATCGCTTTTTTAAATGCACTGACGGATGATTTAACCAATCTGTAA
- a CDS encoding bestrophin family protein, with amino-acid sequence MLLKKNIPIRYVFGKIKYEILFVTIYGLTIEVIYQNFHITNISIPMTVPTVLGTIISLLLAFRSNQAYDRWWEARIIWGAIVNDSRTLARQVLFLMDDPYQPENIEAFKHRFINRQIAWCYALGHGLRKDDPMPAVQNFISKDESDDLDGYDNKHVGLMQLHARDLNNALKQGWVNPYQQIQIDSTITRLCDAMGKCERIKNTVFPATYSLYIHIALHFFIILLPFGLVDLFGFLMVPVLIVLTACFFLIEKMAIHLQDPFENKPTDTPVLSISRNIERDLKQMMHDKQVPLAYAPERFYIL; translated from the coding sequence ATGCTACTTAAAAAGAATATTCCAATTCGATATGTTTTCGGGAAAATAAAATATGAAATCCTGTTCGTGACGATTTACGGACTTACAATAGAGGTCATCTATCAAAATTTTCATATTACCAACATCAGTATTCCAATGACCGTTCCTACGGTTTTGGGTACAATTATTTCGCTGCTGCTCGCATTTCGTTCCAATCAGGCTTATGATAGATGGTGGGAGGCGCGAATCATCTGGGGAGCTATTGTGAACGATTCCCGGACGCTGGCCCGGCAGGTGCTCTTTCTGATGGATGATCCTTATCAGCCAGAAAATATTGAAGCTTTTAAGCATCGTTTTATCAACAGGCAAATAGCATGGTGTTATGCGCTCGGCCACGGTCTTCGCAAAGACGATCCGATGCCAGCGGTTCAGAATTTTATTTCAAAAGATGAGTCCGACGATCTTGATGGTTACGATAACAAACATGTCGGATTGATGCAATTACATGCCAGGGATCTTAATAATGCGTTGAAGCAGGGCTGGGTAAATCCATATCAGCAAATTCAAATTGATAGTACTATTACGCGTTTATGCGATGCAATGGGGAAATGTGAAAGAATAAAAAATACCGTGTTCCCGGCTACATACAGCTTGTACATACACATAGCGCTGCATTTTTTCATTATTCTTCTTCCTTTTGGACTGGTCGATTTATTTGGATTTTTGATGGTACCGGTACTGATCGTACTCACCGCCTGTTTTTTCCTGATTGAGAAAATGGCCATTCATTTACAGGATCCGTTTGAAAACAAGCCGACCGATACACCTGTATTATCTATTTCAAGAAATATCGAGCGCGACCTGAAACAAATGATGCACGACAAGCAGGTTCCATTGGCCTACGCACCGGAAAGGTTTTATATTTTGTAG
- the cmoA gene encoding carboxy-S-adenosyl-L-methionine synthase CmoA translates to MENIEKDDVFREQISEVSDFKFGSKVVKVFDDMVNRSVPHYGEIQRMIAELAADHAQKGTLVYDLGCSTGTTMIGLNTLVPEDISFVGIDESDEMLVKCDAKLRESDFTRSYELRAADLHGELFIENASVVILCLTLQFLRPIHRKRCLENIYKGLNPGGTLILVEKILAEDSLFNRDFIKYYYDYKRRNNYSDLEISQKREALENVLIPYKLSENTFLLEDVGFAHCETFFKWYNFAGIIAHKK, encoded by the coding sequence ATGGAAAATATAGAAAAAGACGACGTCTTTCGGGAACAGATTTCCGAAGTTTCCGACTTTAAGTTTGGGAGTAAAGTGGTGAAAGTTTTCGATGATATGGTGAACCGCTCGGTGCCGCATTATGGGGAAATTCAAAGAATGATCGCCGAACTTGCCGCAGATCATGCTCAAAAAGGAACATTGGTTTATGATCTGGGCTGCTCTACCGGCACCACAATGATCGGGCTGAATACACTTGTTCCCGAAGATATTTCTTTTGTGGGAATTGATGAGTCCGACGAGATGCTTGTAAAATGTGATGCCAAACTCCGTGAATCCGATTTTACGCGTTCATACGAATTACGCGCCGCAGATCTGCATGGTGAACTATTTATTGAAAATGCCTCGGTAGTAATTCTTTGCCTTACGCTGCAATTTCTGCGTCCAATTCACAGAAAACGTTGTCTGGAAAACATTTATAAAGGTTTAAACCCCGGCGGAACGTTGATTCTGGTCGAAAAAATCCTGGCAGAAGACAGTTTGTTCAATCGTGATTTTATCAAATACTATTACGATTACAAACGTCGCAACAATTATAGTGATCTTGAAATTTCACAGAAAAGGGAAGCGCTGGAAAATGTTTTAATTCCTTACAAGCTTTCAGAAAACACTTTTTTGCTGGAAGATGTGGGTTTTGCGCATTGCGAAACATTTTTCAAATGGTACAATTTTGCCGGAATCATAGCTCATAAAAAATGA
- a CDS encoding methyltransferase family protein, translating into MITIGNFFFRFRNVLFIFLYLLLFLPSPDIFTKARFGENYYIWPIVIGLLITVLGEAIRGATIGLAYIIRGGKDKKVHAENLVTEGIFKHCRNPLYVGNILMLLGVGILSNSWIYLGIVFPIFLFIYQSIVMAEENFLQNKFGFDFANYCQRVNRWVINFKGIESTFSEMKFNYKRWLLKEYNTLFIWLVGIAAIILFEYEHLVPDPDIRIGVFLSILVALGIVYGYVRYLKKSGKMTDQIN; encoded by the coding sequence ATGATCACAATAGGAAACTTCTTTTTCAGGTTCAGAAACGTTTTGTTTATTTTTCTTTATCTGCTGCTGTTTTTGCCATCGCCGGATATTTTTACAAAAGCCCGTTTTGGAGAAAATTATTACATTTGGCCCATCGTTATCGGGCTATTAATTACTGTTTTAGGAGAAGCGATCCGTGGCGCGACAATCGGTCTGGCCTATATTATTCGTGGGGGAAAAGATAAAAAAGTCCATGCGGAAAATTTGGTTACCGAGGGTATTTTCAAACATTGCCGTAATCCGCTATACGTTGGAAATATTTTAATGCTTCTTGGCGTTGGTATTCTTTCCAATTCCTGGATTTATCTGGGTATTGTATTTCCAATATTTCTCTTCATTTATCAATCCATTGTGATGGCTGAGGAAAATTTCCTGCAAAATAAATTCGGTTTTGATTTTGCAAATTATTGCCAGCGCGTAAACCGTTGGGTTATCAATTTTAAAGGTATTGAATCCACATTTTCTGAAATGAAATTCAATTACAAACGTTGGCTTTTGAAAGAATATAATACGCTGTTTATCTGGCTTGTCGGTATTGCCGCGATTATATTATTTGAATATGAACATCTCGTTCCTGATCCTGACATTCGGATTGGTGTGTTTTTATCCATTCTCGTTGCGTTAGGAATCGTATATGGTTATGTTCGGTATTTGAAAAAATCCGGAAAAATGACGGATCAGATAAATTAA
- a CDS encoding sensor histidine kinase, whose protein sequence is MKIQNRIVLIFTVLTAGIILSLSIFLYIFTSGSIAASFYHRLEVRAKIVGHAALQKDKSQTSIYYDIKEKHLGDLPDEQHWIIWKNDTKKADSLKKKLPLPQTFYDEIIRKQPARFSKNDTSYVGMNIIESGENIIVLSSAVDLYGLEEMENLKSLLVTGFLISLLFVITFGKLFSIQIFSPIRRIIRNVKGISAHNLNQRLSVDSNKDEISDLATTFNDMLDRLEITFDIQNNFVSNASHEFKTPLTIISGESQINLSDSGLSEQVRESFRTIFREAEKMEHLTNSMLSLAQTGFDGKKEKWEALRIDELMFSVKETSDKIMPGNAVEINFDELPENEQKLVINGNETLLKAAFSNIVLNSCKYSDNKPVLIKIKADENHVIVEITDQGIGIPDREMSQIFVPFFRASNTGKYKGYGIGLPLANNIIKLHQGNIVVDSKVGVGTRFIIYLPTEV, encoded by the coding sequence ATGAAGATCCAAAATAGAATTGTACTTATTTTCACAGTGCTGACGGCAGGAATCATTTTGTCGCTGAGCATTTTTCTGTACATTTTCACGTCAGGAAGTATAGCAGCAAGTTTTTATCATCGGCTGGAAGTCCGGGCAAAAATTGTGGGACACGCAGCGCTTCAAAAGGATAAATCCCAGACTTCAATTTATTACGATATCAAGGAAAAACATTTGGGTGATTTGCCTGATGAACAGCATTGGATAATCTGGAAAAACGACACAAAAAAGGCTGATAGTTTAAAAAAGAAACTCCCGTTACCCCAGACTTTTTACGACGAAATAATCAGGAAACAACCCGCCCGGTTTTCCAAAAATGATACTTCCTATGTTGGAATGAATATTATTGAGTCGGGTGAAAATATTATTGTTCTTTCTTCCGCTGTGGACCTTTATGGACTGGAAGAAATGGAAAATCTGAAAAGTCTTCTGGTCACCGGTTTTCTGATTTCATTATTGTTTGTCATCACTTTTGGTAAATTATTTTCAATCCAGATTTTTAGCCCGATCCGTCGGATTATCCGGAATGTGAAGGGAATCAGCGCGCACAATCTTAATCAACGGCTTTCTGTGGATTCCAATAAGGATGAAATTTCGGATCTGGCGACTACATTCAACGATATGCTCGATAGGCTGGAAATCACTTTTGATATCCAGAATAATTTTGTCAGCAACGCTTCCCATGAGTTTAAAACGCCTCTGACCATTATCAGTGGAGAGTCTCAAATAAATCTTTCCGATTCCGGCCTTTCAGAACAAGTCAGAGAATCTTTCCGGACTATTTTTCGTGAAGCTGAAAAAATGGAGCATCTGACCAACAGTATGTTAAGTCTGGCCCAGACTGGTTTTGATGGAAAAAAAGAGAAATGGGAAGCGCTTCGTATTGATGAGCTCATGTTTTCAGTTAAAGAAACTTCTGACAAGATTATGCCCGGAAATGCTGTTGAAATTAATTTTGACGAGTTGCCTGAAAACGAGCAAAAACTGGTAATTAACGGAAATGAAACTTTGCTAAAAGCCGCATTTTCCAATATTGTATTGAATAGCTGCAAATATTCTGATAATAAGCCTGTGCTTATTAAAATTAAAGCAGATGAAAACCATGTAATTGTTGAAATTACGGATCAGGGAATCGGTATTCCTGACAGGGAAATGAGTCAGATTTTTGTTCCTTTTTTTAGAGCTTCTAACACAGGAAAGTACAAGGGATATGGCATTGGGCTTCCTCTGGCCAATAACATTATAAAACTGCATCAGGGTAATATTGTAGTTGATAGTAAAGTGGGAGTCGGAACACGATTTATCATTTATCTACCCACGGAAGTATAG
- a CDS encoding alpha/beta hydrolase: MKIVNYTFLLLLLSTFTFAQSGKVLDNLSVPSKLLKSERKFAIYLPPDYATSERSYPVLYLLHGAGDNHTGWVQFGEVLNITDKAIRDGLATPMIIVMPDADTGRRGYFNDIKGDWAYEDFFFQELMPFVEKKYRIKTEKRFRAVAGLSMGGGGSFMYALHHPELFSSACPLSAYTGPLTLEDARKNIQKTNPNIQDSTIQNYYNRHNALALIDKIPDAQKKAVRWYIDCGDDDFLFEGNSLAHIALRKKEIPHEFRIRDGAHNWTYWRDSLPSVLEFVSQGFHQY; this comes from the coding sequence ATGAAAATCGTAAATTATACTTTTCTGCTTCTGTTGCTTTCCACGTTCACTTTTGCTCAATCAGGAAAGGTGCTGGACAATTTATCGGTGCCCAGCAAACTCCTGAAATCAGAAAGAAAATTTGCCATTTACCTGCCTCCGGACTACGCCACTTCCGAAAGAAGTTATCCGGTACTATATCTGCTTCATGGCGCCGGTGACAATCATACCGGCTGGGTGCAGTTTGGTGAGGTTTTGAATATTACCGACAAAGCAATTCGTGATGGTCTGGCAACGCCCATGATCATTGTTATGCCGGATGCGGATACCGGAAGACGGGGATATTTCAACGACATAAAAGGCGACTGGGCTTATGAGGATTTTTTCTTTCAGGAACTGATGCCTTTCGTTGAAAAGAAATATAGGATAAAAACTGAAAAGCGTTTCCGTGCTGTTGCAGGTTTGTCAATGGGCGGCGGAGGCAGTTTTATGTACGCACTTCATCATCCGGAATTATTTTCATCTGCGTGCCCGCTAAGTGCTTATACTGGTCCGCTTACGCTGGAAGATGCCAGGAAAAACATCCAGAAAACTAACCCGAATATTCAGGATTCTACCATTCAAAATTATTACAACCGTCATAACGCGCTGGCTTTAATAGACAAAATCCCGGATGCTCAAAAGAAAGCCGTACGCTGGTATATTGATTGCGGTGACGATGATTTCTTGTTTGAAGGTAACAGTCTTGCACATATCGCTTTAAGAAAAAAGGAAATTCCTCATGAATTTCGTATCCGCGATGGAGCGCACAACTGGACCTACTGGCGCGACTCACTCCCAAGCGTACTGGAATTTGTCTCCCAGGGTTTTCATCAATATTAA